TTAATGCGTTGACTTGATGTTTTTTAAGTATCATAATAAACTTGTGGATTTAAACATATCTGAGGATTTTAATTCATTATGGATGCTTAATTTGCTCCATCTTTGACCAGTAGGAACTTTAATATGGCATCTGCCTTTTTTTGTTAACCAAGCTGTTATCTGCAtgagcttgtttttgttttgtttagcctgttcatttgttttgttttactttatttttatagttcacATATGATTGAAATAAtacgatatttgtctttctccttccaacttatgttaacacaataccatcaaggtccattcatgttatcacAAATAGGAAGGTGTCATCTTTTTTTGTGGCTAAGTAATATTCTTCTCTGTGTGTATGcattacatcttctttatccatccatttattcattaatgGACATTTAGACTGTTTCCATATATTGGCTATTCTAAATAATGTTGCTGTGAGCATacaggtgcatatatcttttcaaattagtcttttcatattctttgaataaatattcataagtAGAAtaactggatcatatggtagttttatttttagtttattgagaTTCTTCATACTGCTTTTCATACTGACTATACCAATTTATGAtgttctcagtttcctctttttatgatttgtgtcttttctctgtatttttattttgtagttacCATGAGGTTTACATAAAATAtctcattggaaaaaaaaaaatggtcctcTTTCTGCTGATAGCATCCTATGTTCATTTGCCTGTACAGGTTTCATCCTtttgttcctcccccccccctttttttttgtatccaaaATGTCTTTATTGGGATGGCTCCCCACTCATCTTGATTCGGGGTGCTTTTAGTGCTGCTTCCTTCTGAAGGAGCATCCTTCTGTAAGCCTTGCTTTTCCACCTGTAGGCTGACAGAGGACAGTGGAGCAGCCAACACACAAAACTACTGTTTGTGCATAGCTAAAGACGGTAGTGATTTTATAGCATCCTGGGCACTTCACATCCATGAAGTAGGAATTGGGGCTCTGCACCAGGCACTGCTTCTTGtgtttcctcttctcctcttctgGAGAGGGATGAAGGAGGTCCTTAGCAAGAGGCATTTTTGTCGTGGGAGGGTCGTCACCGCTGGAAAGGCTGTTCCTCcccttttatacttttattgtcACAAATCACCACTTTTTATGTTGTGAGTTCATTACCAGACTGAAGTAGCTGTAGCTATAGTTACTTTaatgttttttcccctttcatcTTTATGCTTTAATTGTTTAGCGCCCTATTCCGAAGTAGAGTGGCAGTtttctgattctctctttttATCACCTTACTCAAAGTTGTATGTACTTTTGCCTTTTCATTATAGGTGGAAGAGCTCCTTTCAACATTTCTTATAAGTCAGGTTTACAAGTGGTGAACTtccttcagtttttgtttgtctggaaaAGCCTTCATACCTCAATTTTAGCTGAaggataactttgctggatagACACTTTTTGGCtggtaattttatcttttagtgTTCTGAATATGTCAATTTACTCTCTCCTcaatagagtttctgctgagaaatctgctgaTATCCTAATGAATATTCCTTTGTtggttactgtctttttttttcccctggctgcctttgaaaatttttttatcactGATTCTTTGATGGTTTAAAATAATTTGCCTTGAAGAGGTCTTGTTATATTGAGATACTTAGGTGTTCTATTAGTTTCATTGacttttataactatttttttttccttcaggttTGAAAAGTTCTCGACTATTATTTCTCTAAGTAAACATTTgctctcttctgcctcccttctccttccgggATACCCATTATCCCTATGTTGCTTTTTCAAGTGAAGTGGCATTGTTCTTGTAgaatttcttcattaaaaaaaaagatcttagcTCTCTCCCATCTTCCACCTGAGTCATTTCTAGATTACTATCTTCAAGCTCACCAATTCTCTCTTCTGTATGATCTGTTCTATGTCCAATGCTTTCTAGTATAACTTTCATCTCATTTATTTCCTTCAGCTCCAGGATTTTGGGTTCTTTATAGAGCTATTCCTGAGCTCATTGATCTGCCTTTTCAAGCTGTCTTGGAGTTCACTAAGTTTCTTTATGACActgattttgaattttctatcagTTGCATCACAATCTTCCATGGCTTTAGATTTGGTTTCTGGAGAATTGTCACTTTCTTTTTGTTATGCTGTGTGACCATGACTTTTCATAGTTTATGATGAGTTTTTCCTCTGCTAACACATTTGGAGTCAACAATTTTCTTACTAGGTAAAGCATTGTTTGCTTTGATTGTAACAAGTTTGTGATTAGaggtctttcttttgtttccagtaggtggtgctatagtaaaagatttttgttttccttacttGTGTAGTGTTTGGTTATGTTTGAGAGCCAGCCTTTTCCAGGCTCTGCTGCTTCTGTCAGGGATGCCTGCCACCTGGGTGACCTCATTGTTGCCTCTCTTGCCCCTAAAGTCTGTTGGTGccttgctgctgctgttgttttgGTGGTCATGGGTGTTGCCATAGCAGACTCTCAGATATCAAGCACTCCACTGCATCCAGAGTCCTGCTCGTggcaggagagaaaagaagatgagGGAGAGGAGACAAGTAGGAGTAAAAGCCATCACAGGGGCCTTTGTTGTATTGCAGGTGTTCAGGCTCTCATGTGTTATTGCCGTGAGTGGGGGGCCAGGGTCATGGCTGCCACTGCAGCCGTGGGGACTGGGATTGTTTGTGCTGCTTCCAGTTAATGCTACTTACTGGGTCCTCTGGGAGTGCAGACACTACTGCACCTGCTGCTGGGGAAGGCTATGTTGCTGCTGTCTTTAAAGATTTCCCGTCACTGGTGCTGTGTTGAGGGGGTAGAGCTGGAGTCACTGGCTGCCTGCACTGCTGCTTTTGGGTTTGTTGGGGCTGTGCACTGAGGCACCTCAGCCAGTGTGCCCGGGTTGAAGGTACCACCACCTCTATGTTTCTAAACCCACCCACCTACAGATGTACAGATGTGTGGATCTCTCTAGCATCTTGGTTTGTTGAGCCGATAAAATTCTGTTGAGTTAGAGATGTTCCACTGCTGTAGATTGAAATGGAAAGACAAAAGAAACTTCTCACCTCACCATGAGGCCGATGTCACCTAGTAAACTGTCAGGGAGAGAAGCAGCACACTGCAGCAAGTGTAAGGGTTCCTTCTCGATATGGGGAATGGATAGGAAAAGCCCATGGGCAAGCGTGCCCCATGAGGAGCATTCTAGACCTGGCATTTGTCTTTTGATATCATCCTCATTGTCTTTAGAGCAAGATATAGAAAATCTCTGTCACTCTGAAAAATTGTGCTGCTTGATAAAATCCCCTCCCTTTTTGCCTCAGGTAATCACTGATCTGATTTATATCCCTATTAGCTTTGATTCATAGACGTTCATGTGAATGtaatgagagagagggacaaagagagggacagatagggacagacagataagaaggagagagatgagaattatcaattcatcattgcagctccttagttgttcattgattgctttttcatatgtgccttgaccaagggggctacagcgagtgaccccttgctcaagccaacaaccttgagcttcaagccagcaaccatggggtcatgtctatgatcccacactcaagctggcaacctcggggttttgaacctgggtcccatgcatcccagtccgatgctctatccacagcaccactgcctggttaggctggatAGTTTATCTTCAATCACCTGTGTATGGGGTTTGTGAGGATACCTTGCCGTACAGTTTTATGGTAGATGTTGCCTATGGGTGCTTGATTTTGGTAGCCTAACTGTTCTGTCTGCTCATCTAGGAGATTCAGGGAAATCATAAATTATGACACTTCTTCCATCTACCCAGGACTTTTGCTCTCTAACTAGCTTCTGAGCAGAAACCAGGTTACAGATTTCTTTCATAACCACCATGCCATTTTCCACAGTGCTTGGTCCAAAGATCATCTGCTATGTACTGAGAGATAAAAGTTCATGAATTCATTTTTCTACTGCTATGTAGCAAATTACCATAAAGttagtggcttaaaaccacaCGTGCTATAATCTCAGAAGTGTGGGCATAGTTTCACTGGGTTCTCTTTATTGGGGTCCCCACCACACCACAACCCAGGGATCAGCCAGCATCACAAGTGCATATGAGGCTTGATTGGGAAAGATCCACTTCCGAGCTTCCTCGGGTTGTTGGCAGGATTTCATCTGTAGGAACGAGGTCCCCGTTTCCTTGCCGGCTGTCAGGCCGAGGCTGCTCTCCACTGCTGGAGGCCGCCTACAGCACCTTGACACGTGAGCCTCTCCATTGGCCCCATTACATCTTGGCAGCTTACCAAAGTCAGCAACAGGGAGCCTCTGAGGATGCATGCTAGAAAAATTGGCCCTATCCGTGTTATAACATAATCACAGGTGTGACGTCACATCAGTTTTGTCATTGTCTattggttagaagcaagtcaTATGTTTCTCCCACATTCAAGGAGAGAAGATTACACGAGGCATGAACATGGAGCCAGACCCTAGTGTGGCTTGGTTTCTATCTACCTCGGAACCTGGTTTACCCTCTTTATTTAAGACAAAGGTTTTATAGTGACAAACCATCAGAGGTGACTTTTAGCTCAATTCcaggacagatggtaataaattcaaataaaataatgaaatatccagtctgaataaaaaatctgacagtaggaactttgaaattttttttattttttatttttttattttttttttacagagagagggatagacagggacagacagacaggaatggagagagatgagaagcatcaatcatcagttttttgttgcaacaccttagttgttcattgatagctttctcatatgtgccttgacgg
This window of the Saccopteryx bilineata isolate mSacBil1 chromosome 10, mSacBil1_pri_phased_curated, whole genome shotgun sequence genome carries:
- the LOC136314229 gene encoding small ribosomal subunit protein eS27-like, producing MPLAKDLLHPSPEEEKRKHKKQCLVQSPNSYFMDVKCPGCYKITTVFSYAQTVVLCVGCSTVLCQPTGGKARLTEGCSFRRKQH